From Excalfactoria chinensis isolate bCotChi1 chromosome 4, bCotChi1.hap2, whole genome shotgun sequence, one genomic window encodes:
- the ALB gene encoding albumin: MKWVTLISFIFLFSSATSRNLQRFARDAEHKSEIAHRYNDLKEETFKAVAMITFAQYLQRCSYDGLSKLVTDVVDLAQKCVANEDAPECSKPLPSIVLDEICQVEKLRDSYGAMADCCSKADPERNECFLSFKVPQPDFVQPYQRPASDVICKEYQDNRVPFLGHFIYSVARRNPFMYAPTIISLAADYEHALQSCCQESDIGACLDAKEAVMREKAKKISVKQQYSCGILKTFGERVFQAQKLARMSQKYPKAALQDLTKLVIETKEIHKECCEGDMVECMDDMVEIVNEMCSKQDAFSSKIKGCCEKPIMERSQCIMEAEFDEKPADLPSLVERYIENKEVCKSFEAGHDAFMSEFLYEYSRRHPEFSTQLLLRVAKGYESLLEKCCKTDNPPECYANALDQLNQHIKETQDVVKTNCDLLSAHGEPEFLKSLLIRYTKKMPQVSTETLLEIGKKMTAVGTKCCQLPEDRRMACSEGYLNIVIQDMCRRQETTPINDNVSHCCRDSYAYRRPCFTAMGVDSKYVPPPFNPDMFSFDEKLCSAPAEERELGQMKLLINLIKRKPQMTEEQIKTIADGFTAMVDKCCKQSDINTCFGEEGANLIVQSRATLGIGV; encoded by the exons ATGAAGTGGGTAACattaatttcattcattttcctcttcagttcaGCAACATCCAGGAATCTGCAAAGATTTGCTCGCGATGCAG aGCACAAGAGTGAAATTGCCCATCGCTACAATGATTTGAAAGAAGAGACATTTAAGGCAGT tgccATGATCACATTTGCCCAGTATCTCCAGAGGTGTTCTTACGATGGACTGTCTAAGCTTGTGACGGATGTTGTTGATCTGGCACAAAAATGTGTGGCCAATGAAGATGCTCCTGAATGCTCAAAACCACTG CCTTCCATTGTCCTGGATGAAATCTGCCAAGTGGAAAAGCTCCGTGATTCATATGGCGCAATGGCCGACTGCTGTAGCAAAGCTGATCCTGAAAGAAACGAATGTTTCCTGTCATTTAAAGTTCCCCAACCAGACTTCGTTCAGCCATACCAAAGACCAGCTTCTGATGTGATATGCAAGGAATACCAGGACAACAGAGTGCCATTTCTCGGACA CTTCATCTATTCTGTTGCAAGAAGAAACCCCTTCATGTATGCTCCTACGATCATTAGTTTGGCTGCCGATTATGAACATGCACTTCAAAGCTGTTGCCAAGAGAGTGATATTGGTGCTTGCCTAGATGCCAAG GAAGCTGTCATGAgagaaaaagccaagaaaatcaGTGTGAAGCAGCAGTATTCTTGTGGAATCCTCAAGACGTTCGGAGAAAGAGTTTTCCAAGCACA AAAACTTGCTCGCATGAGCCAAAAATACCCCAAGGCTGCATTGCAAGACCTTACTAAACTTGTAATTGAAACTAAGGAGATCCACAAAGAGTGCTGTGAAGGGGACATGGTGGAGTGCATGGATGACATG gTAGAGATCGTAAACGAAATGTGCTCTAAACAAGATGCTTTCTCAAGCAAAATCAAAGGCTGCTGTGAGAAGCCTATTATGGAACGAAGCCAGTGTATTATGGAGGCAGAATTTGATGAGAAACCTGCAGATCTTCCTTCATTAGTTGAAAGATACATAGAAAATAAGGAAGTGTGTAAGAGTTTTGAAGCAGGCCATGATGCATTCATGTCAGA atttctttatGAATACTCACGAAGACACCCTGAGTTCTCCACGCAGCTGCTCCTGAGAGTTGCCAAAGGATATGAATCACTCCTGGAAAAGTGCTGCAAAACTGATAACCCTCCTGAGTGCTACGCAAATGCT CTAGATCAACTGAACCAACACATCAAAGAAACTCAGGATGTTGTGAAGACAAACTGTGATCTTCTCAGTGCCCATGGCGAGCCAGAATTCCTCAAGTC CCTCCTGATCCGCTACACTAAGAAAATGCCTCAAGTATCAACTGAAACCTTGCTtgaaattggaaagaaaatgacagctgtTGGTACTAAGTGCTGCCAGCTTCCTGAAGACAGACGTATGGCTTGTTCTGAGGGTTAT ctGAACATTGTGATTCAAGATATGTGCAGGAGACAGGAGACCACACCTATAAATGACAATGTTTCACACTGCTGCCGCGACTCCTACGCTTACAGGAGACCATGCTTCACTGCCATGGGAGTAGATTCCAAATATGTTCCTCCACCATTTAATCCTGATATGTTCAGCTTTGATGAAAAATTGTGCAGCGCTCCTGCTGAAGAACGAGAACTAGGCCAGATGAA gttgCTTATCAACCTCATTAAGCGCAAGCCCCAGATGACAGAAGAACAAATAAAGACAATTGCTGATGGTTTCACTGCCATGGTTGACAAGTGCTGCAAGCAGTCAGACATCAACACATGCTTTGGAGAAGAG GGTGCCAACCTGATAGTCCAGAGCAGAGCCACGTTAGGAATTGGTGTTTAA